A region of Leclercia adecarboxylata DNA encodes the following proteins:
- the miaB gene encoding tRNA (N6-isopentenyl adenosine(37)-C2)-methylthiotransferase MiaB, giving the protein MTKKLHIKTWGCQMNEYDSSKMADLLDATHGYQLTDVAEEADVLLLNTCSIREKAQEKVFHQLGRWKLIKQKRPEVIIGVGGCVASQEGKLIRQRAHYVDIIFGPQTLHRLPEMINSVRGTGQRKAIIDVSFPEIEKFDRLPEPRADGPTAFVSIMEGCNKYCTYCVVPYTRGEEVSRPCDDILFEIAQLAAQGVREVNLLGQNVNAWRGENYDGSTGTFAELLRLVAAIDGIDRIRFTTSHPIEFTDDIIDVYRDTPELVSFLHLPIQCGSDRVLNLMGRTHTALEYKAIIRKLREARPDIQISSDFIVGFPGETDEDFERTMKVIGDVNFDVSYSFIFSARPGTPAADMVDDVPDEVKKQRLYILQDRINQQANAWSRRMLGTVQRVLVEGTSRKSIMQLSGRTENNRVVNFEGTPDLVGKFVDIEILEVLTNSLRGKLVRTEDEMGLRVVESPESVIARTRKESDLGVGVYQP; this is encoded by the coding sequence ATGACAAAAAAACTCCATATTAAAACCTGGGGCTGTCAGATGAACGAATACGATTCATCCAAGATGGCCGATCTGCTGGATGCCACCCATGGGTATCAACTCACCGACGTGGCGGAAGAGGCAGACGTGTTGCTGCTGAACACCTGCTCGATCCGTGAGAAGGCGCAGGAGAAAGTCTTTCACCAGCTAGGCCGCTGGAAGCTGATCAAACAGAAAAGACCCGAAGTGATCATCGGCGTCGGCGGCTGTGTCGCCTCCCAGGAAGGCAAGCTGATCCGTCAGCGCGCCCACTACGTCGACATAATTTTTGGCCCGCAAACCCTGCACCGTCTGCCGGAGATGATCAACTCCGTACGCGGGACCGGCCAGCGCAAGGCGATCATCGACGTCAGCTTCCCGGAAATCGAAAAATTCGACCGTCTGCCGGAACCGCGCGCGGATGGCCCGACCGCCTTCGTCTCAATCATGGAAGGCTGCAATAAGTACTGTACGTACTGCGTGGTGCCTTATACCCGCGGCGAAGAAGTCAGCCGTCCATGCGACGACATCCTGTTTGAGATCGCCCAGCTGGCGGCCCAGGGCGTGCGCGAAGTTAACCTGCTCGGGCAGAACGTTAACGCCTGGCGCGGCGAGAACTATGACGGCAGCACCGGCACCTTTGCTGAACTGCTGCGTCTGGTCGCGGCTATCGACGGTATCGACCGCATCCGCTTCACCACCAGCCACCCGATCGAATTCACCGATGACATCATCGATGTTTACCGCGATACGCCAGAGCTGGTGAGCTTCCTGCATCTGCCTATCCAGTGTGGTTCTGACCGCGTGCTGAACCTGATGGGCCGTACCCACACCGCGCTGGAATATAAAGCGATTATCCGCAAGCTGCGTGAAGCGCGCCCGGATATCCAGATCAGCTCTGACTTTATCGTTGGCTTCCCGGGTGAAACGGACGAGGATTTTGAGCGCACCATGAAGGTCATTGGTGATGTGAACTTCGACGTGAGCTACAGCTTCATCTTCTCTGCCCGTCCAGGCACGCCTGCCGCCGATATGGTTGATGACGTGCCGGATGAGGTGAAAAAGCAGCGTCTCTATATTCTGCAGGATCGCATCAACCAGCAGGCGAACGCCTGGAGCCGTCGGATGCTCGGCACCGTTCAGCGCGTGCTGGTAGAAGGCACTTCACGTAAGAGCATCATGCAGCTCTCTGGCCGTACGGAGAACAACCGCGTGGTGAACTTCGAAGGCACGCCGGATCTGGTAGGTAAGTTTGTTGATATCGAGATCCTTGAAGTGCTGACCAACTCCCTGCGTGGAAAACTGGTGCGCACCGAAGATGAAATGGGCCTGCGGGTCGTTGAATCGCCAGAGTCGGTCATTGCCCGTACCCGTAAAGAAAGCGATCTGGGTGTCGGCGTTTATCAGCCATAA
- the ubiF gene encoding 3-demethoxyubiquinol 3-hydroxylase: MTIQQAGIAVVGGGMVGGALALGLAQQGFDVTVIEQAMPPAFDASQHPDVRISAISAASVDLLRGLGVWDAVLAMRAHPYRRLETWEWENAHVVFDATELKLPLLGYMVENTVLQQALWQALEAHPQVTLRVPASVKNLHRHNDQHLVELDNGEQLAVKLLIGADGANSRVRELAGIGIHAWQYQQSCMLITVACENDPGDSTWQHFTPNGPHAFLPLFDRWASLVWYDTPARIRQLQGFTMEQLQREIAHHFPARLGKVTPVAAGAFPLTRRHALKYAREGLALVGDAAHTIHPLAGQGVNLGYRDVEALLDVLSNARSHGEAWASHQVLKRYQTRRMADNFIMQSGMDLFYAGFSNDLGPLRILRNIGLIAAQRAGALKRQALKYALGL; this comes from the coding sequence ATGACAATCCAACAAGCCGGGATCGCCGTTGTCGGCGGCGGTATGGTCGGCGGCGCGCTGGCGCTGGGGCTGGCGCAACAGGGGTTTGACGTAACGGTGATCGAACAGGCGATGCCGCCCGCTTTTGACGCTTCACAGCATCCGGATGTGCGTATCTCAGCGATCAGCGCTGCGTCGGTTGATCTGCTTCGCGGGCTGGGGGTCTGGGACGCGGTGCTGGCCATGCGCGCCCATCCGTATCGCCGCCTGGAGACCTGGGAGTGGGAAAATGCCCATGTGGTATTTGACGCCACGGAGCTTAAGCTCCCGCTGCTGGGCTACATGGTAGAAAATACGGTTCTGCAACAGGCGCTCTGGCAGGCACTGGAGGCGCATCCGCAGGTTACGCTGCGCGTCCCGGCGTCGGTGAAAAATCTTCACCGCCACAACGACCAGCATCTGGTTGAGCTGGATAACGGCGAGCAGCTGGCGGTGAAGCTGCTGATTGGTGCCGACGGCGCGAATTCCCGTGTACGCGAGCTGGCGGGGATCGGTATTCATGCCTGGCAGTATCAACAGTCCTGCATGCTGATTACCGTCGCCTGCGAGAACGATCCCGGTGACAGTACCTGGCAGCACTTTACGCCGAACGGCCCGCACGCCTTTTTGCCCCTGTTCGATCGCTGGGCATCCCTGGTGTGGTATGACACCCCGGCACGCATACGCCAGCTGCAGGGGTTCACGATGGAACAGCTGCAGCGCGAAATCGCCCACCACTTCCCGGCGCGTCTGGGTAAGGTGACGCCGGTCGCTGCAGGGGCGTTCCCGCTGACGCGTCGTCATGCGCTGAAATATGCCCGCGAAGGGCTGGCGCTGGTCGGGGACGCGGCGCATACCATTCATCCGCTGGCGGGGCAGGGGGTTAACCTGGGCTATCGTGACGTAGAGGCCTTGCTGGACGTACTCAGCAACGCCCGCAGCCATGGCGAAGCCTGGGCCAGCCATCAGGTGCTCAAGCGTTATCAGACCCGACGAATGGCGGATAACTTCATTATGCAATCAGGGATGGATCTGTTTTACGCCGGATTCAGCAACGACCTTGGGCCGCTGCGTATCCTGCGGAACATCGGGTTGATAGCGGCACAGCGGGCGGGTGCCCTGAAGCGTCAGGCGCTGAAGTACGCCTTAGGGCTTTAA